The window TTTTTGATAAacaagcaaaaaaagaaaagaggatgaACAGAAAAATGACACTCGATGTCTCAACCGTGCAAATAGTCGACAACTCAACATCCACTGGACCAATTCCCATACGTTACTTGGGCCATGTTCAGAGGCTAGCCAGCTCCCTTCGCCTCTCGGAAGCGAGAAAGCGAGCAACAAGCTGAAAAACGAAAGTGCGCGGAAGCAAACCAAGTGTATCAAGGAAGCGGAAACAAGAACTCTTAATCGGAGCCAGCATTTGCTGGTTGTAAGGCTTCTTTCAAAGGTACAGACCGGGGAAGACTCTTCCTTGACGACTGAAATTTTTGGTAAGTCTTCAACATTAACCTCAACTTCATGTTCTAGTTCATTGATTGGAGGTTTCTTATCTTGTTGCTCTTCCATCTTTAAAACTTCAACGACTGCCATGGTAGCCATCCCTTGGAGGTGGAGGGTAGAGGGGACCAGATGTGGCTTCAAACATTTGCTCAAAAGAGGCCATTTGGTCTAATAATTGTTCATGCTCTCTTCAAATGTAAATGCCttttggtggtaatcttgttgaAGGGAGAGCTTTCTGCACATATGTTCCGGTAGGTACTTGTTCTTCAACTCgtacttcatctcttcccaagtcctaggTTCACATATTCTAACTCTGAGTCTCTCTTCATGGTACCACCACTGTCTAGCACGACTAGTCAATTGTGTTGAGAAGTACtcttcatgtgacactgttcacatgaacagtgatttggttgatatgtgtatcttctattttcctagtcctagttggagtcctagtttctaattatttcaagtcctaattctactgtgagttgttagtcttagtttcagtttgagttgttaggtctagttcttttcctattgtaacttggaatcctatcatgattaggaattcctaatctgattaggagttcccctttctatttgtaatttcccctataatagaggggctttcCTATCAATAAAGACAagaagttattattctctcattctctcttttttctcttctctcaagttactggttacaggtcctaggttttctacatggtatcaaagctaggcaatcagtgactgattctctccaagattgccaTTTTGAGAGTCAGTTCGGGTttctggtttgaagaagaaaaccctagttcatagaaaaagaagaactagggtttcatttaCTCAATTCATTTATTCGATTATGAAAACTCTACATCAGATTCGAATCTGATTTCTGCTCTTTAGATGAGTTGCAGATTAAATACTGATTTGTTGATCGATTAATGAAGAACCTGGTTCTGGGCTGTAGTTGCTTCTGAAGAACCTGCTTTCGTTGAAGGTGCAATCCCTTTTTCTCGATTTGATGGTGATCGAGGGGCTGGAGTTCAGGACCTGCCCTATTTTTGCTCAGTTTCTCTTTGCTTATCGTGAGGAAGATCTCTGATTTTCTGGTTTTCGTCTTGCCGAGTGTTGCTTGGCTTAGTTGTTGGATGGGCTCTTGTTCTCTGATGTTGGCTATTGATTTCTGATGGTATCGATTCTTTGCTGGTATTTTGTTGCTGCTGGTTCGATTGAAGTTGTTCTTCCACGGAGTCAAATATTTATCGCTGCTGTTCCCCTACCGCCAgattggagttgcaggttttctgTTTAATCTTCGACCTTCTATTTGGAGTTGCGTGGAAATCTTCCTTTGTTGGAATCATATCTTTTTTGGTTTTACTGTGAGGTTGAAGTTGCAGCTTTTGTTCCGCCTCCTCCTTTCTCTGCTTTCGATCCGAGTTTTTGGAGATTACATTAATTGTCTCCATGAGCTTCGCTGTTTCGATCGAAGAATCAGTTGGCTGCTGGTTCTCGTTTTCCTCTCGTGGTTGGTTCTTTCTCCCATCGTGAGGTTGAACTGTTGAAGATAGCGTTATATTGTTTTGGCTGGTTGCGTGAGGAAGACATCCAATATCTCAAAGTGGGTttccttttatgagttggttttctttttggttACTCTACTTTATTCCTAgcgttttattttattctttaagttcccttttatgcccttatcatcttttcttatctacctttgtccttattttactgCTCATTCCAACATTACCCTTTTGCCTTGGGTGGTATTTGTAAGTAGATTTCATCTAAATTATCTACACAAGAGCCCCTTGacaattctggttatttacaagATTGCCGCTATCCATAGCCattattttacttattgcatcccattgctttttgtttaaCAAAAAGGCCCTTgcaaaattttggttatttacgAAACTGCCATTACCTTTTAATACATttccctatttgactacccaattgacccttgaaaattctggtttgttaccagtttaccctttggcttggattgtatttaaaagtaaatttccaccaaattatagtcatgccatccttttttccaacaccgttccctctcaataattctaattcccttcataccccaaaacatacctttggcatttacccatagcacctttggaaacttttgataaattacaaatttgccattccttcctttttacttaCCCATAGcgcttttagaaaattctggaatattatgtttttgccctatcttttacattatctctgttatgtccacgtgtactacacgtgagggggggattatgtacagtacacctgcagacattgtagaagcagaactcacaggaacacttggtgcaaagcatagacgatcagagttttcaccattgccaatgggtatctactttgttattgggttgagtctgccgtaagggggagattgaagtattgaaatattgaagatatttggttgttgcctatttgaggactttcgattttttccgctgcctgattcagtttgttttcgctacTTGCTACtatagttatttcacttcaagattctaagtcactatgacaatttgagattcatcactggatagctattgaagatcgttgaaagctgccttttttggaagacattccagtcccagtttgctgatcatgtctgtccaagttttgaagatctattttttcaagttcttgaaggtttatttgggagctgcattcatatgtcaagctggattctactacaacttaggttttttttttttgagaaaataatAACTTGTTGTTTTCATTAATAGGAAAGCCCCTCTACAACTtcgtttttttcattttgttcaagttgcgcattagtaccttgtatgcgccaacttgagggggagtgttagcattattaggagttcttttttctttagttcaagctggatcttctttctttacttatttgtataatccagcttgagggggagtgttgagaagtactgttcacgtgacactgttcacatgaacagtgatttggttgatatgtgtatcttctattttcctagtcctagttggagtcctagtttctaattatgtcaagtcctaattctactgtgagttgttagtcttagtttcagtttgagttgttaggtctagttcttttcctattgtaacttgaaatcctatcatgattaggaattcttaatctgattaggagttcccctttctatttgtaGTTTCCCCtataatagaggggctttcCTATCAATAAAGACAagaagttattattctctcattctctcttttttctcttctctcaagttactggttacaggtcctaggttttctacaaatTGCAACTAAACAAATCGAATCCTCCACTCCTCTGTCAAGTTGTACCAGTCAAAATATTCCTCTAGAGaatccaaccaatcaaggaaTTGGGATGGATCCCTCGGTCCAGAAAAGTAAGGAGCTTCTGACTTCATCTTCCTTGTATTAAAATCAACTCAGCTAGGAGGTGATAGGCCCTGATACACATTCAGTGTAAGACTGACTACAGATGTAATCAACCCCAGTGATAAGATAAACCCCAACAAGTAACTCTTCAAACAACCACAGCAACATCAAACTACTGTTAACAGAACCAAACAATTAGGctgggaataaaaaaaatatgtaattCACAAAACCTGGCCCTAAAGGGCTATTCTTCTGATCAAAGGCAGCTTATGAAGTCTAACAAAACCCCCCAAACAGCAGCTTGTTCAGACCAGAGGATgcatgtttgagttaaaataataccgcaagcgtacgggtccaatcgtagctacgggtcgaacacgaggagatatatgccactctatttaactaacttaaaagtaatacaaagtgaaccaaattaaagtgttaaattaaactaattaaattaatgaaaattaatgcatcctaactcataagcatctaacaaaattaagggattaaattggcgccCTAACAcgtgagcatctaacctatcaaactaaagctaattgaaaggaataacaaaaacacagccacacttcataatcacataaaaaaataagggaataaaagtgcatccacataccacaaccatataaaaaaataaaagaaatagagggagaagaagaagaagatagagagagatagaggaaagggagaatgagattaagggtttagagaatgagataccttgatgtgcttgaatactggaataaactcaccatggcttcctcttctaaatctccatgtcttgtcatcaacataggaacttagactaggaagctttaaactaaaactattacaaccattaaactagacttatgaaatcaaaactaagaacttgaattcaaaactaagaacttaagccacaaatagaaaaaagaagagaaaatttcactaagtgaatgaaataaaaattacactaaaaactgaattaaaattgaactagaaactaactaaaaactgaactaaaaaattaacttcttacaacccaaagggcaaggggtatttatagggggaagagaagagaagggagaagagggaagtgtaggagaaatattccctaagaaaagagaatattctcttctccttcctctttacaatgccttgaatcctaagaaaaagaaaaaatagaaagaagaagaagagaagattgtttacatagaccttctatttctagaaaagtaaacttccaattctaacaagtgcttccttttctttgtagatatcttctccaagcaataaaatcaaagcatctttgatttttcaactttccataggtgagaatgtctttcaaaataagtctatcccaagtagaattccaggtgcccttgagaagttggaggagagagagagtaagggtgatgactaggattccttcaagaataaataaaatacccattctgtccttcagaaaacgtggagcatggggtgcttatataggcctcaccattgtgttccttgcgaaaaatcacccaaaatagacccaaatttcatccaatttggagttcggagcccaagatatctcaagttgaagttgactgtccagagccctccaaatggaatctttcggtacaagaaatgtaacttctaataattctgttaaggcccctgcaatctgaactttcgcttcactttgtccccagccgactgtcaataattacaaataaacccctatagaccattttcatgCTTGCTTACggaacggccgtaacttcttcgcttCAACTCGAATCATGTGCCGCTTAAACCGTTGAaggctgactcgatgggctacgattcaagccattaacacctttaaacaccttaaaaacatttcttaacatcatctcctccattttcacaagaattcacctaaaacctgaaagcataagaaagcaccgagtaactctgtccaatatggtaaaatgtatgctttatgccctaagatttcacacaaaaatgtgctcatcattgcAGATATATGACCCAAAATAGAATTAGTGCAAATTAGGACTGCATTGGAAGAAATTGAGTAATGGGGGTCGGTTATTTAATTGCAGATGAAGGAAACAAAATGGAGACAAGGAAGAGAGGGGGGATCGGATagggaaggaaaaaaggagATAGGGATAGGAGtggttggctatctcagcctgggcatctcacccttcTCAGCCTCTCACAAGACAGTGCATTGCAAAACCGCAACATAACTTCATTCATTCATTGAATCGTGTGGAGACCCCTTTGGTCTATTACAATATATAGGACTAAGttactaaaaataaaacttgaaaatttttctgCCTAAGTAACTCTAAAGACACAAtaggaagaaacaaaattagaaaccaaATCTCCCTATTGCTATTACATGAAAAAGAAAGACCGAAATTTGTAACTCCCTAATAATCTTTTGAAATAAAtctactttctaaaactgaaaataaaaactaacctttggcagcattaggatagaatctttctccacttgatatctccaatgggcccacaagatcttctaaaaaccATTCCCACgcaaggcaaatatgggctgtgacactgttcacatggaCAGTAATTCGTGAACACTAACTTTGTTCTGAATTCTGTTGtcctttcttcttcatgcttcgatctacatcatcCTGTCCCTTTTTGCAATCTCAATCCCAGGATCCGGATTGGGTGGCATTTGATTAACCATGTATATAAGTAAAGTAATTAGACAACAATTTCCACTGCACAAGTGAATTACAATGCCCCCTTCTCAGGATGTTCATTTCTACAGAATGCTATGTCTATGGATCTTAGATTTTACATCATTTTTAGTTTGGAAAAGTAATAATGCATATACGGACGGCATGAATTTGTTCATCAAAGATGATCCAACTTGAATGAGTTTGACAAGGCTGAGCTTTCAGGTTCAACAAAAGTCATGATGTTCTTTGAGAAATTAACAATTTTTATTGCTTAAAGGCCAAgtgttattattatttggatGCGATAGTAGGAAACACATCATATATGCTGGCTATTTATGTCTGCCATCTACTTGCATATTGACAGGGGAAAGAGCCATTGTTTGAATATTTAACAATTTTGATTGCTTGATGACCAAGTCGTTTTGAGTTCAGATATAGTAGTACTGAACAATACTCACATGATAGCTTAAGTATTTACAAAAGAGAGATCCATTGTTTATATTTCATGGCACTGGCCTACCAAGGATGCCCAATTATTGTTCTTGTCTGGATTTATGAATATGACTTGGGTGTCAGCTTTCGGCCTGCTTGGAGCACTTGAGTCTTGATAGATTAAAACAACATATtcttttctatgttttttttttagtatctaCATTGTTTCACAACAAATTCATTCTATTTCAGCTATTTCTCAACCAGGCACGCACAGTTTGTTGTCATCAATCATTTCTACTTCCAGCAAGAAAAAAGATTTCATGCATTAGCTTGATTGCAGACAGATCTGAACATATTCTGCTCCTCTGGCTGTTGACTGCAGGTGGTGAAGATTAGACTGCAACAACAGAAAGGGCTGAGCGCTGAGCTTCTAAAATACAAGGGTCCTATACAGTGTGCTCGAATGATCATCCATGAGGAAGGCCTCTTGGGGCTCTGGTCTGGTGCTGCTCCCACTGTCATGCGTAATGGGATAAACCAGGCTGCCATGTTCACAGCAAAGAATGCATTTGATGTAGTCCTTTGGAGCAAACATGAAGGAGATGGAAAGGTCCTCCAACCATGGCAATCCATGGTGTCAGGGTTCATGGCAGGAACTGTAGGTCCAATATGCACGGGCCCCTTTGATGTAGTGAAGACAAGGCTTATGGCTCAGAGCCGATCAGGGGACGGGGTAAAGTACAAGGGCATGTTCCATGCAATCAGAACTATTGGTGCAGAAGAAGGTGTGGTTGCATTGTGGAAAGGATTGCTTCCTAGGCTTATGAGGATACCCCCTGGTCAGGCCATCATGTGGGCAGTGGCTGACCAAGTGACGGGCTTCTATGAGCGGAGATACATAAACAATGCACCCTTATAGGCACAACATTTATTgttcgtttcttcttcttcttcctccggaCAATTCATTTATCTAACAGAGAGCCatgtattctttctttttcctaactgggttttttttttatttttgtgatttaGCTCCTCCAAGTCAATAGAGATTCATTCATGATTATTTGAGGATGATCTGGAATTTATTATTGCTAAAATGTGTTCTCTGCAGGGATGAGGAGTTCTACTGCTACGTGCTGAGCTGATATTGGCAGATCAAAATGGGGTTCCTTCTATTTTGCACGTGTTCCATGTATTGAGCCTTCCCCAAACCCAAGTGAACAATGGCTCCTGGATGTGGAAAATAGTGTCATTGCACTGAAACCTGCCATGTGGAAAGACAAGTAGAACCACTGAAGAGCATGGATCCATTTTGTGATTTTGGACTACCAAAGAAGCTGCCTTGCGTCCTCAGAATCATATAAAGGTAGGAATGTAGCCTTCCTTGGATAGTTTTGTTGCCCTgatttttactcttttttttgtgggggggagGTGGAGGGGGTGTTAGATTTTGTTGTCCTGATTTTTCCCTTCTAGGTTGATTGATATTGTCAACACTCTGTAGTTGTGttttcctagtttttttttccttccaataaaagaaaagagaaggggaaaatcCATTTGGGGTTATACATTTAAATGAAAATCAGACCTACAAATTTCAACCCCTGAACAATGGATGATATAGAGTTTGGCTTTTTCAGGTCAGAACCTAATGGTACGTTCAAATGGTTCGTTTGCTGTTTTTCAGAGTTATGCGCTTCGAGTTAGAATCTTGTTGTCATCAAGATTGTAACCCCACTTGTTTGTCCATTCTagtctttaaatttttttttgttttagataaaaaaagatttttaaaataagttaagggtgcgtctgtttgtaaccaagaaggTTACATGCAGAACTTGTAACCGGATTTTTTTGTCCCTCATATAATGATGTgttattaaaatagaaaatctaATATTGTAATTTTGCAACCTAATCCAACCTCTCTgcaccctttccctttccctgtTCGTTTCCGCTCTGTCTCCAGGCTCCCTAGACCCGTGGCTTTCATTCTCGTTGCTCAAGCATGATTAAACCTCCGTCAGATCTCTTAGCAAACATTCACGCCTGCAAAATCCCCGTGAATTCCCCCAGTTTtaaaataacaaacaaaaaaaaaatgtgttccTCCCGGCGTCGTCCAAGGTGGAGGGTCATTCTCTTCGGTGTCATTTTTCGTTGTTGCTTCAGAGacagagttgttgttgttgggatTGAATCCATTTGCCTGGTATTGAGAGGAAGGAAAAAGTCGAACCAGAGTCCCATATCAAAACAATAATCGAAATTGAAGATCTATTTACTTCAACACAGGCGGCGCCGGTGAACCCTTCGTATCTTTTATCATCTCGATCCCAATATGAGAGGGATTGAAATAGCAATTTGCAAAGGTGTGAATGCAGCTTTGACTTGTGGAGGATTGCTCAAGTAATTCTCATATTTCACATTAAATGAATAAAGGTCCAGTTACATATATATAGTGAGACGGTTACACATCTACATCAATCCATATACAAGTGGACTCCAGAATATTCCTATGTAACCGCTGATGAGCTGGCGTCACTAATAGGTGGACTAGTATCCACAACACGCCCCTCAAGCTCATCGGAGGAACAACTGTGAGCTTGGATTTTAGGAGCCCAAATCGCTGGCGTGACACCCTTTAGTGAAAATATCAGCCACTGATCCACTCATTAAATGTACCGAACCACAAGATGCTTCAAGCCACCATGTCGCGcatttaaatgaaaatcaatttcaatatgcttTGTCCGAGCATTTAAACAACGGGTTGGATGTAAGGTACGTAGCACCAACATTATCGCACCAAACCACAGGAGTCGAGGCAAGAAGATCCCAAGTTCCCGGAGAAGAGAACGGATCCATACTAACTCGCAACACCGCACCACGCGCGATACTCGCCTCGGTTGACGAGCGAGACACTCGTCTTTGCTTGTGAGAGGACCATGAGATTAAATGTTTGCCCGTATAGACACAATAGCCTCGTGGTTGATTTACGGTCCAATGGGCATCCAGCCCAATCGGCGAATAGGCCACAATAGAGACATTGGGTGTGGCGGAACAAAAGCCCATCGGTGGTTGTATGCCTAATATAGCGCAAAATACGTTTCACGGCTGTCCATTGTACATCCGTCGGAGAGTGCATGAACCGAGCAACACGCCCACCGAAAGCCGAGATCCGCCGGTAATGGTGAGATATCAGTGCACCAACCACCGTCGATATTCGGAGCCATCGGCCAATGGTGTGCCACCAGTGAACGCAAGACTTGTGGCAATGGGAGAACAAATGGGCTTGGCAAAGATCCATTTTGGTGGATGTCAAGAGATCCATCATATATTTATGTTGATTGACAAAAAGCCCATTTGAGTCTCGTGTGATTTCCATTCCAAGAAAGTAATGTAGGGCCCCCGAGATCCTTTAAGGCAAATTCTCCAGCACAAATGTTTTACCAAGGAACCCATAGCTACGTGATCATTCCCATGAGAAGGAGATCATCCACATACACCAAAGGTACATAACGGTGGCACCCACCCGATATATGAATAACGAGGTGTCGGTTTTGGATGCTTTGAAACCATATGATAAAAGAGCACCATCGAGACGAGTAAACCAGCCCGTGGGGCCCTGTTTAAGGCCATAGAGCGACTTATGTAGGCTGCATACATAGTCAGTGGTGAGCCGGGTCTTCAAAACCTGGTGGTTGACGATGTAAACCCGCTCACCAAATGCCcgtgaagaaatgcattttggaCGCCAAATCGGCGAATGGGCCAGCCGTATGTAACAAACGAGAGAGAGCACTAGCCGAATAGTAGTGGACCGAATCACGGGCTAAAGGTATCCGTAATCCACACCGGCCGGTGGAACCCTTTTGCAACAAGACGCGCTTTATAGCGCCGATTGAGCCGTCGCACTTTTCTTGATTTTGaaaacccatttacatcccacaaCATTAAGATCCGGTTGAGATGGAACCAACACCCATGTGCCATTGCGTAAGAGTGCATCAAACTCGCCTTGCATGGCCTTGCGCCAATGAGAAGAACGCATGGCCCGAGTGTAGCATGTGGGTTCGTAGTAACTAGGtccaattcaaaaaaaaa is drawn from Telopea speciosissima isolate NSW1024214 ecotype Mountain lineage chromosome 1, Tspe_v1, whole genome shotgun sequence and contains these coding sequences:
- the LOC122648802 gene encoding mitochondrial succinate-fumarate transporter 1-like; translation: MAEEQKSNQKRKKSIPPYMKAVSGSIGGIVEACCLQPIDVMKTRLQLDRSGAYKGILHCGTTIVRTEGVRALWKGLTPFATHLTLKYSLRMGSNALLQAAFKDSQTGNLSNQGRLLAGFCAGVLEALVIVTPFEVVKIRLQQQKGLSAELLKYKGPIQCARMIIHEEGLLGLWSGAAPTVMRNGINQAAMFTAKNAFDVVLWSKHEGDGKVLQPWQSMVSGFMAGTVGPICTGPFDVVKTRLMAQSRSGDGVKYKGMFHAIRTIGAEEGVVALWKGLLPRLMRIPPGQAIMWAVADQVTGFYERRYINNAPL